The genome window ATCGGCGGGACGACAAGCACCGGTACATCGGCGTGTTTGACGAGGTTATCCGCCACACTGGAGTGCAGGAGCGACTGCCAGCCGCTCAGCGCCCGGGTTCCGGCGACGATGAGGTCGACCTTCAGTTCATGGGATGCTTCGACAATGGCACTCCACACGGCAGTCGATGATTCTACCAGGTAGGGTTCCGTCTCGAAACCAAGTTCGGCGGCAAGTGCCACGCCTTCGTGGCTGAGTTCGGTGGCGTCGATGTAGGCGGCGTCGGACCGGTAGTCGTCCGGGTCGTCGTTGATCCCCTGGATACCGGTCGCCAACCCGCCGACGCCGGCGGCCCGGGCGGCCTGCCGGTGGATTGGTTCCCAGGCGGTGACGATGTACGCCCGGTGGGTCGACAGCAATTTGGCGGCATAACGGATGGCGTCCTTGGACTGGTCAGAGCCGTCGTAGGCGATGAGAACGGAATCGGTGGGGGGTGTCGTGTCGTTGCTCATGCCACTGAGCGTAGTCGCGGCACGTACCGTCGGGAGGATGAACGCAAGACACCCCGCTCCGGGGAGCAACCGTCGCCACCTGCCCGGCGCCGCTCTGGCGACCGCGCTCGTCCTCGCCCTTGTCGGCTGCTCCGGCGACGCCACGGACACCACGGGTACAGCCACCGGAGATGCCACGACCACCCCCGACACGTCTGTCGCCGAGGCTCCGGAGACCTGTGCCGAGCCGGACTCGGTCCGCGCCGCCGTCGCCGCGACCCTTGCCGTCGGGGTCACCGGTTTTGATGACGCCGCCGCCGCGGTCGATGCGGGCGTCCGACATCTCTTCATCGGTTCGGCGACCGACCGCACCCTCCTCAACGGCCAGGGGGACCCGGAACGTTCCCTGGCCGCCCTGCAGGACCGCGCCGGCGGGAATCTCACCGTCTCGGTGGACGAGGAGGGGGGTCAGGTTCAACGCCTCGCCGACCTCGCCGGAACGCTGCCCTCGGCCCGGGACATGGCGGCGACGATGTCCACCGACGAGGTCACCGAACTCTTCACCGAGCACGCCCGAACCCTGCGCGACCTCGGCATCACCATGGACTTCGCCCCCGACGTCGACCTTGACGGCGGCGAGGAGATCAGCGACAACGCCATCGGTGACCGTGCCTTCTCTGCCGATCCCGCGGTCGTCGTCGACTACGGACGCGCCGTCATCGACGGGCTCCTCGCCGGCGGCATCACCCCGGTCATCAAGCATTTCCCCGGCCACGGACATGCCACCGGTGACTCCCACACCGGTGCCGTCAGTACCCCGCCGCTCGACCAGATGGGCCCTGACCTGCAGCCCTTCGCTGAACTGTCGCAGATCCCCGGAGTGGCGGTCATGGTCGGCCACATGCAGGTCCCCGGCCTCGACGCCGACGGTGTGGCAGGGGCGGAGACGCCCTCCTCGCTGAACCCGGCGTCCTATGGACTGCTGCGCTCCGGGGTCAACGGCGCCCCCGGGTTCACCGGGGTGATCTACACCGACGACCTCACCGGGATGCAGGCCGTCACCGACCGGTACGACGCGGCGGGAGCGGTCATCGCCGCCCTGCGCGCCGGAGCGGACGTCCCCCTGGTCTCCTCCGGGATGGATGCCACCGCCCTGCCAGGTGTGCTCGACGCGGTCGTCGCTGCCGTGGCGGACGGGGAGCTCGATGAACAACGGGTGGTGGAATCCGCCGACCGGATTTGCACCGCAAGGTCGATTCCCGCGGTCGCGACCAGTTAAGGTGTGGGGCGTGACCAGCGCAACCCATCGCTCCCGCCCCCGCCTGTCCCGCCGCCTGTGGTGGCTGTGGACGCTCCTCGGGCTGCTCGGCCTCGGCGGCATCCTCTATGCCGCCGACCTCGTCATGTCCGAGGGAACGGTGCCGCGCGGCGTGACTGTCGGCGGGGTGGACATCGGTTCGATGTCCCCTGATCAGGCCGAGGTGCGGCTGCGCAATCAGCTCGCCGACCAGGTGAAGACGCCGGTGACTGTCGTCGCCGGTGGACTGCAGACCGAGTTCAACCCGGTGACCGCCGGCCTCACCGTCGACTGGGACGCCACCGTCGACCAGGCCGGTCAGCAGCCGAAGAACCCGATCACCCGACTGCTCAGCTTCTGGCAGACCCGCGAGGTCGGAACTGTCAGTCACATCAACGAACCACTGCTCAGCGGCACCGCCGGTCGCCTGGCCGGAGATCTCACCCAGGATGCGGCGGACGCCACCCTCAGCATCAACGACGAGGGGAAGGCGGAGATCACCGACGATGTCGACGGTCAGACCGTGGAGCAGGACGACATCGATGCCGAACTCCGGAACAACTGGCTCAACGCGGACCACCGTGTCACCGTGGATGCCGACATCACGTCGGCGGCGGTTGACCGGGCGGAGGCGGAGCGGACCGCCCGTGAGGTCGTCGACAAGGTGACCTCCGGTGACGTGGTCTTCACCGGGCGGGACGATGTCGAGGGCGTGCTGCGTCCGGCCGACATGGGACGCATCGTCACCTTCGCCTCCGACGGTGACCACCTGCGCACCGACTGGAACACGGACGCCGCCAAGGAGATCCTCACCGCGACACTCGGCGCGACCGAGGTCGAATTCCGTAACGCCAATTTCGAGGTCAACGGCAATGATCTGACGGTGATCCCCTCGCAGGACGGGGTGGAGATCGACTGGGACAAGACCCTCGACAATCTTGACGAGAAGCTGCTCGACACGACGCAGCGTCGCCATGATGTGACCTACAACGACCGGAAGGCGACCTACACCACGGAGATGGCCCAGAATGCGAGCTTCGACGACGTGATGGGCTCGTTCACCACCGGCGGCTTCGCCAGTGACTCGGGTGTGAACATCCGTCGGGTCGCCGAGCAGGTCAACGGGGCGATCGTGTTGCCGGGTGAGACGTTCAGCCTCAACGGTTTCACCGGTCCGCGCGGTACGGCGCAGGGGTTCGTGGAGGCCGGCGTCATCGAGGACGGGCATGCTGACCGTGCCGTCGGTGGCGGCATCAGCCAGTTCGCGACGACGCTGTTCAACGCCGCCTACTTCGCCGGGATGGAGGATGTGGCGCACACGCCGCACTCCTACTACATCAGCCGTTACCCGGCGGGGCGTGAGGCGACCGTGTACGAGGGTGCGATCGACCTGCAGTTCAAGAACACCTTCGATACGCCGGTGCTGATCCGGACGAGTGCGGACAGTTCCTCGGTGTCGGTGGAGCTGCGTGGTGTGCGGCATGTCGAGGTGGAGTCCATCACGGGTGCGAGGACGAACTTCACCGATCCGGAGCGCATCGAGCTTGAGGGCGACACCTGCTCGCCCTCCTCCGGCTCGCGTGGATTCACCATCACGGACACCCGGGTCGTGCGTGACCTCGACGGGCGTGAGCTGTCGCGGACCACCAGGACGACGAAGTACGATCCCTCGCCGATCGTCACCTGCCGGTAGCACCCGGGGCCCTTTCCACCCTCCGGCACATTCTCCTCCGATACAGTTACCGGAATGAGCACAACACCCCGCGTCCGCTCCGCCGGCGGACGCCACCGCAGGATCCCCGAACGCTCCCCTCGCCGTACCGTCGGCTGGAGCCTCGGGGTGTCGGCGGTGTCCACGGTCATGATGACGCTGGACATCACTATCGTGCTCGTCGCCCTGCCGGCGATCCGGGAGGACCTGGGGCTCACGCTCTCCGGCTCGCAGTGGGCGATC of Corynebacterium terpenotabidum Y-11 contains these proteins:
- a CDS encoding universal stress protein, giving the protein MSNDTTPPTDSVLIAYDGSDQSKDAIRYAAKLLSTHRAYIVTAWEPIHRQAARAAGVGGLATGIQGINDDPDDYRSDAAYIDATELSHEGVALAAELGFETEPYLVESSTAVWSAIVEASHELKVDLIVAGTRALSGWQSLLHSSVADNLVKHADVPVLVVPPINEPLQ
- a CDS encoding glycoside hydrolase family 3 N-terminal domain-containing protein, with the translated sequence MNARHPAPGSNRRHLPGAALATALVLALVGCSGDATDTTGTATGDATTTPDTSVAEAPETCAEPDSVRAAVAATLAVGVTGFDDAAAAVDAGVRHLFIGSATDRTLLNGQGDPERSLAALQDRAGGNLTVSVDEEGGQVQRLADLAGTLPSARDMAATMSTDEVTELFTEHARTLRDLGITMDFAPDVDLDGGEEISDNAIGDRAFSADPAVVVDYGRAVIDGLLAGGITPVIKHFPGHGHATGDSHTGAVSTPPLDQMGPDLQPFAELSQIPGVAVMVGHMQVPGLDADGVAGAETPSSLNPASYGLLRSGVNGAPGFTGVIYTDDLTGMQAVTDRYDAAGAVIAALRAGADVPLVSSGMDATALPGVLDAVVAAVADGELDEQRVVESADRICTARSIPAVATS
- a CDS encoding VanW family protein, which translates into the protein MTSATHRSRPRLSRRLWWLWTLLGLLGLGGILYAADLVMSEGTVPRGVTVGGVDIGSMSPDQAEVRLRNQLADQVKTPVTVVAGGLQTEFNPVTAGLTVDWDATVDQAGQQPKNPITRLLSFWQTREVGTVSHINEPLLSGTAGRLAGDLTQDAADATLSINDEGKAEITDDVDGQTVEQDDIDAELRNNWLNADHRVTVDADITSAAVDRAEAERTAREVVDKVTSGDVVFTGRDDVEGVLRPADMGRIVTFASDGDHLRTDWNTDAAKEILTATLGATEVEFRNANFEVNGNDLTVIPSQDGVEIDWDKTLDNLDEKLLDTTQRRHDVTYNDRKATYTTEMAQNASFDDVMGSFTTGGFASDSGVNIRRVAEQVNGAIVLPGETFSLNGFTGPRGTAQGFVEAGVIEDGHADRAVGGGISQFATTLFNAAYFAGMEDVAHTPHSYYISRYPAGREATVYEGAIDLQFKNTFDTPVLIRTSADSSSVSVELRGVRHVEVESITGARTNFTDPERIELEGDTCSPSSGSRGFTITDTRVVRDLDGRELSRTTRTTKYDPSPIVTCR